A genomic window from Variovorax paradoxus includes:
- the tagF gene encoding type VI secretion system-associated protein TagF, with the protein MNSSIPPQAWVPVDEQIGWYGKLPAAGDFLYRRMPRELQAWWDRWMQNGLGSFKRWPDAMTRHYAVAPVWNFAIPATQGVDAVQFGCIAPSCDRVGRYYPVCITLQVVAQNYRPSVLEGSAAWYWQCGTALLQAIRHGVAPDQFDSQVLAAGRAGFQTASGGSDDILSILGPTAGGASAQQPLGWPELPLCFDPFGSTSYWWTNQADGSPLRTAAHGGGLNTPLFSKLFSQGHVPWA; encoded by the coding sequence ATGAACAGCAGCATTCCTCCCCAAGCCTGGGTGCCAGTCGACGAACAGATCGGCTGGTACGGCAAGCTGCCGGCAGCCGGCGACTTTCTCTACCGCCGCATGCCGCGCGAGTTGCAGGCCTGGTGGGACCGCTGGATGCAGAACGGCCTGGGCAGCTTCAAGCGCTGGCCTGACGCGATGACGCGGCACTACGCCGTTGCGCCGGTATGGAACTTCGCGATTCCTGCCACGCAGGGCGTGGACGCCGTGCAGTTCGGCTGCATCGCGCCGAGTTGCGACCGCGTGGGCCGCTACTACCCCGTGTGCATCACGCTGCAGGTGGTCGCGCAGAACTACCGCCCGTCGGTGCTCGAAGGCTCGGCCGCGTGGTACTGGCAGTGCGGCACCGCGCTGCTGCAGGCCATCCGCCACGGCGTGGCGCCCGACCAGTTCGACAGCCAGGTGCTGGCCGCGGGCCGTGCCGGCTTCCAGACCGCCAGCGGCGGCTCGGACGACATCCTTTCGATCCTCGGACCTACAGCCGGTGGCGCGAGCGCCCAGCAGCCCCTGGGCTGGCCAGAGCTTCCACTGTGCTTCGACCCTTTCGGCAGCACCAGCTACTGGTGGACCAACCAAGCCGACGGATCGCCGTTGCGGACCGCTGCCCATGGTGGCGGCCTCAACACACCGCTGTTTTCCAAGTTGTTTTCGCAGGGGCATGTGCCATGGGCATGA